The following proteins are co-located in the Paludibaculum fermentans genome:
- a CDS encoding SRPBCC family protein, with product MSVKKDSTGRRYVQAEVEVPGSVEEVWAAIATGPGVASWFVPCEGGGEVGATVTTHFGPGMDSVATVTAWEPMHRFAAESGDLGPNAPSLATEWTVEAKAGGTCIVRVVHSLFADDDDWDNQLNSVESGWPAFFRILKLYMTYFRGQHGSMFRAMGMAQEPADAVWTKVAGGLGLTDAAPGDRRTAPPEAPALAGILEETAGGGHPHQVLLRLDQPAPGIAHLFTMPMGGMVVVCLSMYLYGEASPAQAAANEPRWQQWLAGLFPPPGGSPMC from the coding sequence ATGAGCGTGAAGAAAGATTCCACCGGACGCCGCTATGTGCAGGCGGAAGTAGAAGTTCCAGGATCAGTCGAAGAGGTCTGGGCGGCGATTGCCACGGGGCCCGGAGTGGCCTCCTGGTTTGTCCCGTGCGAGGGCGGTGGAGAAGTGGGAGCCACGGTGACCACCCACTTCGGGCCCGGCATGGATTCGGTCGCCACCGTGACGGCCTGGGAGCCGATGCACCGCTTCGCCGCCGAGAGCGGCGACCTGGGTCCGAACGCCCCGTCGCTCGCCACGGAATGGACGGTAGAGGCAAAGGCCGGCGGGACCTGCATCGTCCGGGTCGTACATAGCCTGTTTGCCGACGACGATGATTGGGACAACCAGCTCAACAGCGTCGAGTCCGGCTGGCCGGCGTTCTTCCGCATTCTGAAGCTGTACATGACCTACTTCCGCGGTCAGCATGGCTCGATGTTCCGCGCCATGGGCATGGCCCAGGAACCGGCCGATGCGGTGTGGACCAAGGTAGCGGGCGGTCTGGGCCTCACGGACGCGGCGCCCGGAGACCGTCGCACCGCGCCGCCGGAAGCTCCCGCGCTGGCGGGCATCCTGGAAGAGACCGCGGGCGGAGGGCATCCGCACCAGGTGCTGCTGCGGCTGGATCAGCCCGCGCCGGGCATCGCCCACCTCTTCACCATGCCGATGGGCGGCATGGTCGTCGTTTGCCTGAGCATGTACCTCTACGGCGAGGCTTCACCGGCCCAGGCGGCGGCCAACGAACCACGCTGGCAGCAGTGGCTGGCAGGCCTCTTTCCACCACCCGGCGGCAGCCCGATGTGCTGA
- a CDS encoding recombinase family protein, whose protein sequence is MSKITADHLARRACIYIRQSTPDQVRHNLESQRLQYSLADRARGLGWQDVDVIDEDLGISGAGTRRPGFERLLRALCNGQVGAVFSVEASRLARNGRDWHTLLEFCSIVGALLIDADTTYDPRLTNDRLLLGMKGTISEMEIATFRERAQSALRQKAERGALVRRVPIGYVKGTDDQIEKDPDVRIASTVELIFRKFTELGSARQVFFWLDRNQIQMPVARGPETSREVVWQPARYHAVHSILKNPVYAGAYTYGQSKTTVRLEDGQKRVCRSKQPRQEDWAVLITEHHEGYIDWDAYRSNQAVIADNENAKSASVRGSVRQGGAILAGLLRCGHCGAKLLAQSPRPGVIRYQCSGYVLNRDHPCCVMFGGLRADRLVSEQLLGCLAPLGTEAAIEAMESLQGGSDERVRQKALALEQARYDVTRARRQYDAVDPANRLVAAELERRWNLALAEEARVEAELAALQQRRESPLTDEQKRKLLDFARDLPSLWDDALTSPEHKKRLLRIALKEIVVTSEGETIRFVLHWQGGDHTQTEFSKIRAGRHRYVTDDEVVETVRALARIEPDARIAALLNRNRKPTAHGKTWTARHVCSLRCNHKIEVYREGERQSRGEVSVSETADILGVTQTTVLRLIRLKRLKATQICPNAPWILRRVDVEQWVADRNEPTTPPTETSGQMSLEIP, encoded by the coding sequence ATGAGTAAAATCACCGCCGATCACCTGGCCCGGCGAGCCTGCATATACATTCGCCAGTCCACACCCGACCAGGTGCGGCACAACCTCGAGAGCCAGCGCCTGCAGTATTCTCTCGCCGACCGCGCGCGCGGCTTGGGCTGGCAGGACGTCGACGTTATCGACGAAGATCTCGGCATCTCAGGGGCGGGCACACGCCGTCCTGGATTTGAGCGCCTGCTTCGTGCTCTCTGCAATGGGCAAGTGGGCGCGGTGTTCAGCGTTGAGGCGTCGCGACTCGCGCGTAACGGCCGGGACTGGCACACCTTGCTCGAATTCTGCAGCATCGTCGGAGCGCTGTTGATCGATGCTGATACCACATACGACCCCAGGCTTACCAACGATCGATTGTTGTTGGGGATGAAGGGCACGATCAGCGAAATGGAAATCGCGACGTTTCGGGAGCGCGCGCAATCAGCCTTGCGGCAGAAGGCCGAGCGTGGCGCTTTGGTACGGCGCGTCCCAATTGGGTATGTCAAAGGCACCGACGATCAGATCGAGAAAGATCCCGACGTCAGGATCGCCTCCACGGTGGAATTGATCTTCCGCAAGTTCACCGAGTTGGGCAGTGCGAGGCAGGTCTTCTTCTGGTTGGACCGAAACCAGATTCAGATGCCCGTTGCTCGCGGGCCGGAGACTTCGCGAGAAGTAGTCTGGCAGCCGGCTCGATACCACGCGGTGCACAGCATACTGAAGAACCCTGTCTACGCCGGAGCGTACACCTATGGGCAAAGCAAAACGACAGTACGGTTGGAGGACGGCCAGAAGCGGGTCTGCCGGAGCAAACAACCCCGGCAAGAAGACTGGGCTGTATTGATCACGGAGCATCACGAGGGTTACATTGACTGGGATGCCTATCGGAGCAATCAGGCGGTGATTGCCGACAACGAAAATGCGAAAAGCGCGTCGGTGCGAGGATCAGTACGGCAAGGTGGAGCGATTCTTGCGGGACTGCTGCGTTGCGGCCATTGCGGCGCCAAGCTGCTCGCACAGTCTCCGCGGCCTGGCGTGATTCGCTACCAATGTTCGGGGTATGTTCTCAATCGCGATCATCCCTGTTGTGTCATGTTCGGCGGTCTGCGCGCCGACCGTCTGGTGTCGGAGCAACTGCTAGGATGCCTTGCGCCGCTCGGCACCGAAGCGGCCATAGAGGCAATGGAGTCGCTACAGGGAGGAAGCGACGAGCGGGTCAGGCAGAAAGCCCTGGCATTGGAGCAGGCACGCTACGATGTGACGCGTGCCCGGCGCCAATACGATGCGGTTGATCCGGCGAACCGCCTTGTGGCGGCGGAACTCGAACGGCGTTGGAATCTGGCGTTGGCTGAGGAAGCGCGGGTGGAGGCAGAACTTGCGGCCCTACAGCAACGCCGAGAGAGCCCCCTCACCGACGAGCAGAAACGAAAACTGCTGGACTTTGCACGAGATCTCCCCTCGCTGTGGGACGATGCGCTCACTTCGCCGGAGCATAAGAAGCGGCTCCTTCGAATTGCGCTAAAGGAGATCGTCGTTACCAGCGAGGGAGAGACGATTCGCTTTGTCCTGCATTGGCAAGGCGGCGATCATACGCAGACGGAGTTCTCCAAGATTCGCGCCGGTCGGCACAGGTATGTGACCGACGACGAGGTAGTGGAAACGGTCCGCGCATTGGCAAGGATCGAACCGGACGCCCGGATCGCGGCGCTACTCAACCGCAACCGAAAGCCGACGGCGCACGGTAAGACCTGGACGGCACGACATGTCTGCTCGTTGCGCTGCAATCACAAAATTGAGGTCTACCGCGAGGGAGAGCGGCAGAGCCGCGGCGAAGTATCGGTCAGCGAAACGGCAGACATTCTCGGCGTCACACAAACCACTGTCCTACGGCTGATCCGGCTGAAACGGCTGAAGGCCACGCAGATCTGTCCAAATGCCCCGTGGATTCTACGGCGGGTAGACGTGGAGCAATGGGTGGCTGATCGAAACGAGCCGACAACCCCACCAACGGAAACTTCAGGGCAGATGAGCCTTGAAATTCCTTAA
- a CDS encoding Ig-like domain-containing protein, translating into MVVSRVGLLRTYLALLFLATTAFGQTEPMVAGFFPADGSVNVPLNARIVIPLNFSNGMRTEAVLLRNGTAVAGKTEYFDQWAVYTPATQFEANTPYEIRLANTLTGQTFASKFTTGAAPDLSAPLLASSEPADGQDAAHLTRPLRLHFSKVLNPASVQNAKFQLWDLTSGYSIDLTGTLMNDATTIQLNAQYGLALGRAYRIYLPETPILDWTGQALPKRGPVTFTTFTRPLKGGPMLTGSAPFDGETAVPTNSTVILVFDRPIAPKSPTEHFELKAGTTLLPVEVRRVGERAIALQPTLLLSSNKDYTLSISGVTNIYGGSMEAAQTIRFQTQLLPDSTTLNLRTQADVLPLNATPVISFTRPLDAVALALGMVGENSNSSTVPVRYKLSEDRRSIYLIPEQPFLPGTHAITIQIPFDRFQKTQLGFSSSFTMTGDVDSTPARVLAVSPPDGSSEVPTAAFIEVWFDKYFDNVNVAQDGLRLSSDAGPVAGDWSFVKANGQAGLQFRQKSPLSPSTTYHLEVSGLADLTGGPVPPVSTTFTTGAANPSDPFRMLTVTPGNKAIVTDPLAPIRVTFNRAVSPVGPASPFFSLISRGSVGEFTPPPGKVEVQGSDITFTPLAPLPPGEYFVDGTGASDLSGSPPLRLASTFTIAPASPAVPDRTRVIRVSPGEGGMVDSVQPVVLLTFSNPVVRSTATTSNIVATGRRAGVLSVQLVTPTLAMVVLNAEPGSLVTLFVTEGVQDFSYQPVVPFRTTIQLRPEPKPAAKVVQIRPYSPSGVVSTTTSLGLVFDAPADHASVENSALITADGQFVNGRFEWTADSRGVTFLSDTPYPAGAKIYAEWGGTSFQRYVQEAPPGGAVASSLTGSFPSLPTDGVVDLQPAQDVTDELLASALCTWSEGSAPTPSPCTASRLRPGIIRLRPGSPMKPNGFYVTRFTAGGINWSSFITALPSASSADPHLFGGTPVAQPEGVPLNATLSVVFSTPVSSLSIQTAVKLSEGGSDVPVQSLRAGDQGIRVSPSTFLKENTEYTVTVSGVEDQAGRTIPPQSWTFTTDPAVDTTRLDILRVEPPVGGGAPDSVISMAFNKQIAADSALRTVSPLSGTLGFSEDRRSFTLTPDKPRSMGTSYYLWISNLQDIAENSISDSSANAFTTSDGFGHARPGGAPAPVSSTPRNGLEGVPLNARIQVKFDRRVLLAQATSTLTEDGVAIRTSLQIERDGQTVTLVPQRLPRAGALCEVRLANVTSADGSAVADEYAWSFRMGADLDLTSPTYRFFPVDGSTVPADTTPRIRFNERINPVLLDQNHVSLYTAEGFPLAANLSLEDDDRTVVVRPEIPLAPAKSYRLGVSGLTDLAGGPAVVSGSGLSATSFYIGESGPLPALRAVNPPNGSTSVAPDVVVQAYFDGPVDLPLGDANFRLLLGDQPVPGKIVYQSGKMFLLTPARPLSPGSVYTMELKGITGMDGRMLPDYSSTFTVQPGGAYAAYPRITSSTPAQNATGVPVDSKVVLNFAAPANPAWVSNAGIVEANGYRVAGSWSVEGATATFQPTFGFPPQRRVMVGKYLGPYSSGMALSDFLFFTTGDAVNAPGSELEATFPANDSLVPALTTHVVVRFTRPVITPTGVPPISLIAGSTGINAPFSTGEDGRTLAADINLPADNQITLVLSSQLKDMAGNPVKGGPVTFRTMTADESARPSVRKVTPANWAQNVSPSTPVVVEFNHAMDPASVVQSLFVADSGTLLAGHVENDETARLFQFTPDLPFLPGTQIEVAVDATAHDRNGWYASAFSSVFQTESPDQPAALVSYFASSEAVDLKFSQPVTVATAAISLRHNQQAVPVRVEQGGPDWLRLIPEQTLIPGETYQVTAGQDQAAAVTIEEHADRGRLATESVVRDDDGIVVRFNQPVNPVTFDRQRIRLRRTDGSSAPFHIWTGSDRQSLRLVPASSEGNLDLELEGIESAPRRRLEFQRTRGLAGRGAFRPAR; encoded by the coding sequence ATGGTCGTCTCGCGCGTCGGGTTATTGCGTACTTATCTTGCCTTATTGTTCCTGGCCACGACGGCATTCGGCCAGACGGAGCCAATGGTAGCCGGATTCTTCCCGGCGGATGGCTCTGTCAATGTGCCGCTCAACGCTCGGATTGTCATCCCTTTGAACTTTTCCAACGGGATGCGGACCGAGGCGGTGTTGTTGCGGAATGGCACCGCTGTGGCGGGAAAAACGGAGTACTTCGACCAGTGGGCAGTATACACGCCCGCCACGCAATTCGAGGCAAACACCCCGTACGAAATCCGGCTCGCCAATACTCTGACCGGCCAGACATTTGCCTCGAAGTTCACCACCGGCGCGGCGCCGGATCTCAGTGCGCCGCTGCTGGCCTCGTCTGAACCGGCCGACGGGCAGGATGCGGCGCATCTCACCCGTCCGCTCAGGCTGCACTTCAGCAAGGTCCTGAATCCGGCCTCCGTGCAGAATGCCAAGTTTCAACTCTGGGACCTCACATCCGGCTACAGCATAGATTTGACCGGCACCTTGATGAACGATGCCACCACGATCCAGCTAAATGCGCAGTATGGACTCGCGCTGGGGCGTGCCTACCGGATCTACCTTCCGGAGACACCCATCCTGGATTGGACAGGCCAGGCACTGCCGAAGCGCGGGCCAGTGACGTTTACAACGTTTACCAGGCCACTGAAGGGCGGGCCCATGTTGACCGGATCGGCTCCGTTCGACGGAGAGACCGCCGTACCCACCAACTCCACCGTGATCCTGGTGTTCGACCGCCCCATCGCCCCAAAGTCCCCAACCGAACACTTCGAGCTGAAAGCCGGAACCACACTCCTGCCGGTGGAAGTGCGACGCGTCGGGGAGCGGGCAATCGCACTGCAGCCTACTCTGCTGCTGTCGAGCAATAAGGACTATACCCTGAGCATTTCGGGAGTAACCAATATTTATGGCGGCTCGATGGAGGCAGCCCAGACCATCCGGTTCCAAACCCAGTTGCTCCCCGATTCCACCACGCTCAACCTGCGCACCCAGGCGGACGTCCTGCCGTTGAATGCGACCCCCGTGATTTCGTTCACCAGGCCTCTGGATGCCGTGGCGTTGGCGCTGGGCATGGTGGGCGAGAATTCGAACTCCTCGACAGTGCCGGTGCGGTACAAGCTTTCAGAAGACCGCCGCTCGATCTACTTGATCCCGGAGCAGCCATTCCTGCCCGGTACTCACGCAATCACGATCCAGATCCCGTTCGATCGCTTTCAGAAGACTCAGCTGGGCTTTTCGTCCTCATTCACCATGACCGGGGACGTGGATTCGACGCCCGCCCGGGTGCTCGCCGTGTCCCCGCCGGATGGTTCCAGCGAAGTGCCGACTGCCGCTTTTATCGAGGTCTGGTTCGACAAGTATTTCGACAACGTCAACGTCGCCCAGGATGGCCTCCGGCTGAGCAGCGACGCGGGTCCCGTTGCCGGCGACTGGTCGTTTGTTAAGGCCAACGGACAAGCCGGGCTGCAGTTCCGGCAGAAGAGCCCACTCTCTCCGTCCACGACCTATCATCTCGAGGTCAGTGGCCTGGCCGACCTGACGGGCGGCCCCGTGCCTCCGGTCTCCACCACGTTCACGACCGGGGCGGCGAATCCTTCCGACCCGTTCCGCATGTTGACCGTCACCCCAGGGAACAAGGCAATAGTGACCGATCCGCTCGCACCGATCCGCGTCACATTCAACCGTGCCGTCAGTCCCGTCGGACCGGCGAGTCCCTTCTTCAGCCTGATTTCCCGCGGCAGTGTAGGCGAATTCACACCACCCCCTGGCAAGGTGGAAGTGCAGGGCTCGGACATCACCTTCACGCCCCTCGCCCCCTTGCCACCCGGAGAGTACTTCGTGGATGGCACCGGGGCGTCCGACCTCTCAGGATCTCCCCCACTCCGGCTCGCCTCCACGTTCACAATTGCGCCGGCCTCGCCGGCAGTTCCGGACAGGACGCGGGTGATTCGGGTCTCGCCCGGGGAGGGCGGCATGGTGGATTCGGTCCAGCCCGTGGTGCTCCTGACATTCTCGAACCCCGTCGTCAGATCGACGGCCACGACCAGCAATATCGTGGCGACGGGCCGGCGAGCCGGAGTCCTTAGCGTACAACTGGTCACGCCAACCCTGGCGATGGTGGTACTGAACGCCGAACCTGGATCCCTGGTCACACTGTTCGTAACGGAAGGCGTCCAGGACTTCAGTTATCAGCCGGTAGTGCCGTTTCGGACCACCATCCAGTTGCGCCCCGAGCCCAAGCCAGCGGCCAAAGTGGTGCAGATTCGTCCCTACAGCCCCAGCGGGGTGGTGAGCACCACCACCAGCCTGGGGCTGGTATTTGACGCGCCGGCTGATCATGCCTCCGTGGAAAACAGTGCATTGATCACGGCCGACGGCCAGTTCGTGAACGGGCGGTTCGAGTGGACCGCGGATTCGCGCGGAGTCACCTTCCTGTCCGACACTCCGTACCCTGCCGGCGCCAAGATATACGCAGAGTGGGGCGGCACCTCGTTCCAAAGATACGTGCAGGAGGCTCCACCAGGCGGCGCGGTGGCTTCGAGCCTGACCGGCTCATTCCCGAGCCTGCCTACCGATGGAGTAGTGGACTTGCAACCGGCGCAGGACGTAACGGATGAGTTGCTGGCGTCGGCCTTGTGCACCTGGAGCGAAGGGAGTGCGCCCACGCCCAGTCCCTGTACGGCGTCGCGACTCCGCCCGGGCATCATCCGGCTTCGGCCTGGCAGCCCGATGAAGCCGAATGGCTTTTATGTCACGAGATTCACGGCCGGCGGGATCAACTGGAGCAGCTTTATCACGGCTCTGCCGTCAGCTTCCTCCGCTGATCCGCATCTCTTCGGCGGTACGCCAGTGGCCCAACCAGAGGGCGTTCCCTTGAATGCGACGCTGAGTGTGGTGTTCTCGACACCCGTGAGCAGTTTGTCCATTCAGACTGCAGTCAAGCTGAGCGAGGGCGGCAGCGATGTGCCCGTGCAGAGTCTTCGGGCCGGCGATCAGGGCATCCGGGTGTCTCCCTCAACCTTCCTGAAGGAGAACACTGAATACACGGTCACGGTGAGCGGCGTGGAAGACCAGGCCGGCCGCACAATACCTCCGCAAAGCTGGACGTTCACAACGGACCCCGCCGTGGACACCACACGCCTCGACATCCTGCGAGTGGAACCGCCGGTGGGCGGTGGCGCCCCGGATAGCGTCATCTCAATGGCCTTCAACAAACAAATCGCGGCCGACTCAGCACTCCGAACGGTCTCTCCGCTCTCCGGGACTCTCGGCTTCAGCGAGGACCGCCGCTCGTTCACCCTTACGCCGGACAAGCCCCGCTCCATGGGGACCAGCTATTACCTCTGGATCTCGAACCTCCAGGACATCGCCGAAAATTCCATTTCCGACTCTTCCGCCAATGCCTTCACTACCAGCGACGGCTTTGGACATGCGCGGCCAGGCGGCGCGCCCGCGCCGGTGTCTTCGACGCCCCGCAATGGCTTGGAGGGAGTACCTCTCAATGCCAGAATCCAGGTGAAGTTCGACCGGCGTGTGCTGCTCGCCCAGGCCACCTCGACCCTAACCGAGGATGGCGTCGCGATCCGCACATCGCTTCAAATTGAACGAGACGGACAGACGGTAACGCTGGTGCCGCAACGCCTGCCCAGGGCGGGAGCGCTGTGCGAGGTTCGTCTCGCCAACGTCACCTCGGCCGACGGCTCGGCGGTGGCGGATGAGTACGCATGGTCTTTCCGCATGGGCGCCGACCTCGACCTGACCAGTCCGACCTACCGGTTCTTCCCCGTGGACGGCTCCACGGTGCCCGCGGACACGACGCCTCGGATCCGTTTCAACGAGAGAATCAACCCAGTTCTGCTAGATCAGAACCATGTTTCCCTCTATACCGCGGAAGGCTTCCCCCTAGCTGCCAACCTCAGCCTCGAGGATGACGACAGGACTGTAGTAGTTCGACCCGAAATTCCGCTGGCGCCCGCGAAGTCCTACCGGCTGGGGGTTTCCGGGCTGACAGACCTGGCCGGAGGGCCGGCCGTAGTCTCCGGTTCCGGGCTTTCCGCAACCTCGTTCTATATCGGTGAGAGCGGGCCCCTGCCCGCTCTCCGGGCTGTGAATCCGCCGAATGGCAGCACCTCTGTCGCACCGGATGTGGTCGTACAAGCCTACTTCGATGGCCCGGTCGACCTTCCGCTGGGCGACGCCAACTTCCGGCTGCTGCTTGGCGATCAGCCGGTGCCTGGCAAGATCGTCTATCAGTCTGGCAAGATGTTCCTCCTTACACCGGCCCGCCCCTTGAGTCCGGGCTCCGTCTACACCATGGAACTCAAGGGCATCACTGGCATGGATGGGCGGATGTTGCCGGATTACTCCTCCACCTTCACAGTCCAACCGGGCGGAGCGTACGCTGCCTATCCTCGAATCACGTCCTCGACGCCGGCCCAGAATGCCACCGGCGTCCCAGTCGACTCCAAGGTGGTTCTGAACTTCGCCGCCCCCGCGAACCCGGCATGGGTCAGCAACGCCGGGATTGTGGAAGCAAACGGCTACCGCGTGGCTGGCTCCTGGAGCGTGGAAGGAGCTACCGCAACCTTCCAGCCAACCTTCGGCTTCCCGCCCCAGCGCAGGGTGATGGTCGGCAAGTACTTGGGCCCATATTCGAGCGGGATGGCGCTGAGCGACTTCCTGTTCTTCACCACCGGTGACGCCGTCAATGCGCCGGGCTCTGAACTGGAGGCCACCTTCCCGGCGAACGACAGTCTGGTCCCTGCACTGACCACGCATGTGGTGGTGCGCTTCACCCGGCCGGTCATCACGCCGACCGGCGTCCCTCCCATTAGCCTGATCGCCGGCTCAACCGGGATCAACGCGCCATTCTCTACGGGGGAGGACGGACGGACACTGGCCGCGGACATCAATCTGCCCGCGGACAATCAGATCACCCTGGTGTTGAGCTCGCAGTTGAAAGACATGGCCGGGAATCCCGTCAAGGGCGGACCCGTCACCTTCCGCACCATGACCGCGGATGAATCCGCCCGGCCTTCCGTCAGGAAAGTCACCCCCGCGAACTGGGCCCAGAATGTGTCCCCGTCGACACCTGTGGTGGTGGAGTTTAACCACGCCATGGACCCGGCCTCCGTTGTGCAGTCTTTGTTTGTGGCCGATTCGGGCACCCTGCTCGCGGGCCATGTCGAGAACGACGAAACAGCGCGCCTGTTTCAATTCACACCCGACTTGCCGTTTCTGCCAGGCACGCAAATCGAAGTCGCGGTGGATGCTACGGCTCACGACCGCAATGGCTGGTACGCTTCCGCGTTCTCGTCTGTCTTCCAAACCGAGTCGCCCGACCAGCCGGCGGCCCTGGTGTCGTACTTTGCCTCCAGCGAGGCAGTTGACCTGAAGTTCAGCCAACCGGTGACGGTCGCCACGGCGGCGATCTCGCTGCGCCACAATCAACAGGCCGTGCCGGTCCGGGTGGAGCAGGGCGGACCCGACTGGCTGCGCCTCATTCCGGAACAAACGCTGATCCCGGGCGAGACTTATCAGGTCACCGCCGGGCAGGACCAGGCAGCAGCCGTCACCATTGAGGAACACGCAGATCGCGGCCGGCTGGCCACGGAGTCCGTGGTCCGCGACGACGACGGCATCGTGGTGCGGTTCAACCAGCCGGTGAATCCGGTCACGTTCGACCGCCAGCGGATCCGCCTCCGCCGGACCGATGGTTCCAGCGCGCCATTTCACATCTGGACCGGCTCGGACCGGCAGAGCCTGCGGCTGGTCCCTGCCTCCAGCGAAGGCAACCTGGACCTGGAGCTGGAGGGGATCGAATCGGCACCGCGGCGGCGACTGGAGTTTCAGCGCACGCGCGGTCTCGCGGGGCGCGGCGCCTTCCGGCCCGCGCGGTAG
- a CDS encoding DUF5990 family protein, whose protein sequence is MDQSLNLRIVLLNPPPGVDYGIQKGRGGAYETIAKQRSIGGDLVFDFTVGLKPVPTGAEPDFTGPIVQGPPGARFLYLDIGTYAGQRDSVWSRRLKVPLRGFTKVALDRCAANPATVLETRIAGTARDGEPACGSVKTFLGWVPVLK, encoded by the coding sequence ATGGACCAGAGTTTGAATTTGCGGATTGTGCTGCTGAACCCGCCGCCGGGTGTGGATTACGGGATACAGAAGGGCCGCGGCGGCGCGTATGAAACCATCGCAAAACAGCGCTCGATCGGCGGGGATCTCGTGTTCGATTTCACCGTTGGGCTGAAGCCAGTACCCACGGGGGCCGAGCCCGACTTCACCGGCCCGATCGTCCAAGGTCCGCCCGGGGCGCGCTTTCTCTACCTGGACATCGGAACCTACGCCGGACAGCGGGACTCCGTGTGGAGCCGCCGCCTGAAGGTCCCGTTGCGCGGCTTCACGAAGGTCGCGCTGGACCGCTGCGCGGCCAATCCGGCTACCGTGCTGGAAACCAGGATTGCCGGCACCGCCCGCGACGGTGAGCCCGCCTGCGGTTCGGTGAAGACGTTCCTAGGTTGGGTGCCGGTTCTGAAATGA
- a CDS encoding class I SAM-dependent methyltransferase produces MTVAPRPMSSLPEQFGQIDIYLFDQLLRGRIPPGDVIFDAGCGGGRNIYYLLRAGYEVFGMDADAAVIESVRRLAAHLAPHLPPENFRVGDLERTTWPAGFADVVISSAVLHFAREEQHFRAMLHGTWQALKPGGMLFCRLASSIGMESEVRSLGGRRFLLPDGSERFLVDEPMLVQLTAELGGQLLDPIKTTVVQNQRCMTTWVVRKNGAGPG; encoded by the coding sequence ATGACCGTTGCGCCGCGTCCCATGTCCAGCCTGCCCGAGCAGTTTGGGCAGATCGATATCTACCTCTTCGACCAGTTGCTGCGCGGCCGCATCCCCCCCGGCGACGTGATCTTCGACGCCGGCTGCGGCGGGGGCCGCAACATCTACTACCTGCTGCGGGCAGGCTATGAGGTCTTCGGCATGGACGCCGATGCGGCGGTGATCGAGAGCGTGCGCCGGTTGGCCGCGCATCTGGCGCCGCACCTGCCGCCCGAGAACTTCCGAGTGGGCGATCTGGAGCGCACAACCTGGCCCGCGGGCTTCGCCGACGTCGTCATCAGCAGCGCGGTGCTGCATTTCGCCCGCGAAGAGCAGCATTTTCGAGCCATGCTCCATGGCACCTGGCAGGCGCTGAAACCCGGCGGGATGCTGTTCTGCCGACTGGCATCCTCCATCGGGATGGAATCCGAAGTCCGATCCCTGGGCGGCCGCCGATTCCTCCTGCCCGACGGCTCGGAGCGATTTCTGGTCGACGAGCCGATGCTGGTTCAACTCACCGCCGAGCTGGGCGGGCAGTTGCTGGATCCCATCAAGACGACGGTGGTCCAGAACCAGCGCTGCATGACCACCTGGGTGGTGCGGAAGAACGGCGCCGGCCCGGGCTGA
- a CDS encoding VOC family protein — translation MTQPITWFEIPALDLKRAKAFYEHVLGIQFKDDTMDGTNLAIFPCDREHATGGCVVQGPGYAPSRDGAVLYVNAGESLDAALSRVPAAGGEITLPKTALPPGMGAYAHIIDSEGNRVGLHSARG, via the coding sequence ATGACGCAACCAATCACCTGGTTTGAGATTCCCGCCCTGGACCTGAAGCGCGCCAAGGCGTTCTATGAACATGTCCTGGGGATCCAGTTCAAAGACGACACCATGGACGGGACGAACCTCGCCATCTTCCCGTGCGACCGCGAGCACGCGACCGGCGGCTGCGTGGTGCAGGGTCCCGGCTACGCGCCTTCCCGCGATGGAGCCGTGCTGTATGTGAACGCGGGTGAATCGCTGGATGCGGCGCTGAGCCGGGTTCCGGCGGCCGGAGGGGAGATCACGCTGCCCAAGACCGCCCTGCCGCCCGGCATGGGGGCTTACGCGCACATCATCGACTCGGAGGGCAATCGCGTGGGCCTGCACTCGGCACGCGGATAA
- a CDS encoding helix-turn-helix transcriptional regulator: MRRADRLFQIVQHLRARRLTTAAHLAEFLGVSERTVYRDIRDISLSGIPVKGEAGVGYCIDPSFELTALMFTPEELEAVVVGLRMVRAFGGPGLRSAVIPALDKVVLALPKGRRAEIDKPQIYAPAVHAHRSIDDLIETLRIAVDNRSILELRYTDNSGSATLRPVRPLALHFWGSTWTLAAWCELRNDFRSFRLDRMNGCRPTGATFEEEEGKTLADYLKCVRAE, encoded by the coding sequence GTGCGACGCGCCGACCGGCTCTTCCAGATTGTCCAGCACCTGCGGGCGCGGCGGTTGACTACCGCCGCGCACCTGGCGGAGTTTCTGGGTGTTTCGGAGCGCACGGTCTACCGCGATATCCGCGACATCTCGCTCTCCGGGATTCCCGTCAAAGGGGAGGCCGGAGTCGGCTACTGCATTGATCCTTCGTTTGAGCTGACCGCTCTCATGTTCACGCCCGAGGAGTTGGAAGCCGTAGTGGTGGGCCTGCGGATGGTGCGGGCGTTCGGCGGTCCGGGCCTGCGTTCGGCTGTGATTCCCGCGCTGGACAAGGTGGTGCTCGCCCTGCCGAAAGGACGCCGCGCGGAGATCGACAAGCCGCAGATCTACGCCCCGGCGGTCCACGCGCACCGGAGCATTGACGACCTCATCGAGACGCTTCGGATCGCGGTGGACAACCGTTCGATTCTGGAACTGCGGTACACGGACAACAGCGGCTCCGCCACTCTGCGGCCGGTGCGGCCGCTGGCACTGCATTTCTGGGGGTCGACCTGGACGCTGGCCGCGTGGTGCGAGTTGAGGAACGACTTCCGCAGCTTCCGGCTGGATCGAATGAACGGGTGCCGGCCGACGGGCGCGACGTTTGAGGAGGAAGAGGGGAAGACCCTGGCGGACTACTTGAAGTGTGTTCGAGCGGAGTGA